A single genomic interval of Macadamia integrifolia cultivar HAES 741 chromosome 6, SCU_Mint_v3, whole genome shotgun sequence harbors:
- the LOC122082588 gene encoding 5-amino-6-(5-phospho-D-ribitylamino)uracil phosphatase, chloroplastic → MCGCLNELPGALSLVSMDLSMRSSSLLSPPTFGLRVLPFPAKLRLQRLKRPIPVKPLIVSSAIGSDKNGFPIIPNQVFMEEAIGAEYGEGFETFRSDGPLKVDVDFLNEKLQEGFLQKIRYAMKPDEAFGLIFSWDNVVADTRDLKLFTWKQLAFEEGQEIPEDSDVHKSLLYAGADHVLLKVLLWEKAKSELDRLKSRLSQLYYENLLKFTKPVEGLEEWLDAVSTARIPCAAASYLDRRNLVEALHQMGLKKYFQAIVSEEDGMESKAHRFLSAAVKLDRKPSKCVVFEDDPRGITAAHNCTMMAVALIGSHPAYELVQADLAVASYSELSVINLRRLFAHKGSTFMDLQKQVIEKSPPKRKLTIDTIF, encoded by the exons ATGTGTGGGTGCTTGAACGAGCTTCCTGGTGCACTCTCCCTTGTCTCCATGGACTTAAGCATGAGAagttcttctttgctttctcCTCCAACCTTTGGTCTTCGAGTATTACCCTTTCCTGCAAAGCTTAGGTTACAG AGATTGAAGCGCCCAATCCCCGTGAAGCCTTTAATTGTCAGCAGCGCAATTGGGTCCGATAAGAATGGTTTCCCGATTATACCCAACCAGGTTTTCATGGAGGAG GCTATAGGAGCCGAGTATGGGGAAGGTTTTGAGACTTTTAGATCAGACGGCCCTCTAAAGGTTGATGTG GATTTTCTGAatgaaaaattacaagaagGTTTCCTGCAGAAGATTCGCTATGCTATGAAGCCAGATGAAGCTTTTGGTCTTATTTTCTCTTGGGACAATGTTGTG GCTGATACTCGAGACCTGAAGCTGTTCACTTGGAAACAACTTGCCTTTGAAGAGG GGCAGGAGATTCCTGAGGACAGTGACGTGCACAAATCATTACTTTATGCTGGTGCTGATCATGTATTGCTAAAG GTTTTGCTTTGGGAGAAAGCAAAAAGTGAATTGGATAGATTAAAATCGAGGCTTTCACAATTATATTATGAGAATCTTCTGAAA TTTACCAAACCCGTCGAGGGATTGGAGGAATGGCTTGATGCAGTCTCCACTGCTCGTATCCCTTGTGCTGCTGCTTCATATCTTGACAGGAGAAATCTGGTTGAAGCTCTGCATCAAATGGGCCTCAAGAAATATTTCCAG GCAATTGTAAGTGAGGAAGATGGAATGGAGTCAAAAGCTCATAGATTCCTCTCCGCAGCAGTAAAG TTGGACCGGAAGCCATCGAAGTGTGTGGTGTTTGAGGATGACCCAAGAGGCATAACTGCTGCTCACAACTGTACGATGATGGCTGTGGCATTGATTGGTTCTCACCCTGC GTATGAGTTGGTTCAAGCCGATCTTGCAGTCGCCAGTTACAGTGAGCTTTCGGTGATCAACCTTCGAAGATTATTTGCTCACAAGGGCTCTACATTCATGGATCTACAGAAGCAGGTTATAGAGAAAAGCCCACCTAAGAGAAAGCTAACAATTGATACCATTTTCTAA
- the LOC122080662 gene encoding uroporphyrinogen decarboxylase-like codes for MSCSYASLSSCFLSVIPKSNCAARSRSNFSIQCAAGGTVTEPKISTAAAAEPLLLNAVRGREVERPPVWLMRQAGRYMKSYQILCEKYPSFRERSENVDLVVEISLQPWKVFRPDGVILFSDILTPLPGMNIPFDIVKGKGPIVFNPLGTTADVDQVREFTPEDSVPYVGEALTILRKEVSNEAAVLGFVGAPFTLASYVVEGGSSKNFTKIKRLAFSQPEVLHALLQKFAVSMVNYIQYQADKGAQAVQIFDSWATELSPVDFEEFSLPYLKQIVDSVKQTHPDLPLILYASGSGGLLERLPLTGVDVISLDWTVDMADGRRRLGPDVAVQGNVDPGVLFGSKEFITNRINDTVRKAGNGKHILNLGHGIKVGTPEENVEHFFEVAKGIRY; via the exons ATGTCTTGTAGCTACGCTTCTCTCTCATCCTGCTTTCTCTCAGTCATCCCCAAATCAAACTGCGCTGCTCGCTCAAGATCGAATTTTAGTATCCAATGTGCGGCTGGAG GGACTGTCACGGAGCCAAAAATTagtactgctgctgctgctgaacCTCTCTTGCTAAATGCTGTCCGAGGGCGAGAAGTTGAAAGACCACCAGTTTGGCTTATGAGGCAAGCAGGGAGGTACATGAAG AGCTATCAAATCCTCTGTGAGAAGTATCCTTCGTTTCGTGAGAGATCAGAAAATGTTGATCTTGTTGTGGAAATCTCTCTACAACCATGGAAAGTTTTTAGGCCTGATGGG GTCATTTTATTTTCAGACATTCTCACCCCTCTACCTGGGATGAATATACCTTTTGACATTGTAAAAGGTAAGGGTCCCATCGTGTTTAATCCTCTTGGAACAACAGCTGATGTTGATCAAGTGAGAGAATTTACTCCTGAGGACTCAGTTCCATATGTTGGGGAAGCATTGACAATCTTGCGTAAGGAG GTAAGTAATGAAGCAGCGGTGCTGGGTTTTGTGGGGGCTCCATTCACTCTTGCATCCTATGTGGTTGAAGGTGGTTCATCAAAAAACTTCACCAAAATAAAGAGATTGGCTTTCTCTCAACCTGAG GTCCTCCATGCATTATTGCAGAAATTTGCAGTCTCTATGGTAAATTATATTCAGTACCAGGCGGATAAGGGAGCACAAGCTGTGCAAATATTTGATTCATGGGCCACGGAGCTCAGTCCAGTAGATTTTGAGGAGTTCAGTCTACCATATTTGAAGCAGATTGTGGATTCTGTGAAACAAACCCACCCAGATCTACCTTTAATCCTTTATGCAAGCGGATCTGGAGGCTTGCTTGAGAGATTACCTTTGACAGGTGTAGATGTTATCAGCTTGGATTGGACAGTAGACATGGCAGATGGTAGGAGACGGTTGGGACCTGATGTGGCAGTTCAGGGAAATGTGGACCCTGGTGTTCTTTTTGGTTCGAAAGAATTCATCACCAATAGGATAAATGACACTGTGAGGAAAGCAGGCAACGGTAAACATATTTTGAATCTCGGCCATGGGATTAAAGTAGGGACACCCGAAGAGAATGTCGAGCACTTCTTTGAGGTTGCCAAGGGGATCAGATATTAG